Proteins co-encoded in one Oculatellaceae cyanobacterium genomic window:
- a CDS encoding MASE1 domain-containing protein, translating into MPFIQNYDQVSRRWWLVMPLGVLTLMLAHWMALLFRYHNGISLWFPPTGVAIALTLWFGSIGTIITGITTLIMAPLWGHDGWSRLISLVDVIEPLTVWFIYQKYCRGSVLLNRLKDAAAFILIAPLTGCFITAIVGSLILLTLGKIPYADLVQSITQWWLGDALGAIAIAPTALLITPLLKSIWLKKSTTDRQLIFSLRIWLEIIAIAFFSLSTAIITVSESNNAGFSFQQLAFLSFVPMIWAAIRFGVSGGMVTASFCVLSTLCVYLIKYPHTISNIFPVSVEVLYVHKLSLLIQCGVTLLVGTAITEKTAFEIALALAEVRAKEYQVRFELTEQLTELNASLEKTLAMLDALLGSAPMGISFRDRDLRCIRANNSMAEMIGVSPQESLGKTVSEVSPKLGQILEPLMQSILDTGKPVLNFEINNEAIAPIGQVRYWLCNYYPVHIHGEIIGIGGSVVEITELKHIETALRSSESRLRQIINSGMVGITFGDFSGNVLECNQAFLNMLGYTKEDVLQQNLRWDSLTPAEYFDLDAQVIAAIRDKGVCTPYEKEFIRKDGSRVPVLIAASLLEDSQYQAVGLILDITQRKKAEKTLQYLAETSNILATSIDYEATILQVARLPIPQIADWCSVEIVQPDNSIRRICVAHADPSKAEWALKLQQYPPDPNGENMIARVLKTGEPIIMSEVPDALLEVVAHNAEHLQILREVKIKSGMVVPLIARDRILGTLTLATAESDRYYSSSDLPIAEDLARRAALAIDNARLYQQATQARENAEQAANRTARLQAVTAALSESLTPPQVADVIMEQGIAVLGANSGLVALLDETGTELEIVSYLGYEEEQISAWRKFSINAPVPLAEAIRDRKPIWEEPTEARIARYPHLAKNYASYNYSAWISIPFIAEGQVLGGVSFSFTKIHKLTQDDRSFMLALTQQCAQAIARARLYEAEQAARSIAETANRIKDEFLTVLSHELRSPLNPILGWTKLLRTRKYDQAATDRALEIIERNAKLQTQLIDDLLDVSRILRGKLSLNTAPVSLQSVIEAAMETMRLAAEAKSIEMQFYDHSSLAIIAGDPNRLQQVVWNIISNAIKFTDTGGNIEIYLSNDDGLADYSLTNNLPPKYAQIKVIDTGKGIKPEFLPYVFEHFRQADASITRKYGGLGLGLAIVRHLVEMHGGTVKADSKGEGQGATFTVRLPLLNSPELTVISPESDLSPTPDSLPLKGLRVLVVDDDSDSREFVSFVIEQAGAEIKEVASAREALATITQYQPDILVSDIGMPEEDGYSLIRKVRSRSDFFEISHLPVKDIPAIALTAYAREEDSQEAISAGFQIHISKPVEPEELVNAIVSLTI; encoded by the coding sequence ATGCCTTTTATCCAAAATTATGACCAGGTTTCCAGACGTTGGTGGTTAGTAATGCCACTAGGTGTATTAACTCTGATGCTGGCTCACTGGATGGCGCTGCTGTTTCGCTATCACAATGGAATTTCTTTATGGTTTCCCCCAACAGGCGTGGCGATCGCACTGACTTTATGGTTTGGTTCTATTGGAACGATCATAACTGGGATCACCACCTTAATTATGGCTCCTCTATGGGGACATGATGGCTGGTCAAGATTAATTAGTTTAGTTGATGTTATAGAACCTTTAACAGTTTGGTTTATATATCAAAAATATTGTCGTGGTTCAGTATTGTTAAATCGCTTAAAAGATGCAGCCGCATTTATTTTGATAGCACCTTTAACTGGCTGTTTTATTACGGCTATAGTAGGGAGTTTAATTTTATTAACTTTGGGCAAAATTCCCTATGCAGATCTAGTGCAGAGTATTACCCAGTGGTGGTTGGGTGATGCGCTGGGAGCAATTGCGATCGCACCAACAGCTTTATTAATTACTCCTTTATTAAAATCAATTTGGTTAAAAAAGTCCACAACAGATCGACAACTAATATTTTCATTGCGGATTTGGTTAGAAATAATCGCGATCGCATTTTTTAGTCTCAGCACCGCCATTATTACTGTATCAGAAAGCAACAATGCAGGATTTTCATTTCAACAGTTGGCATTTTTAAGCTTTGTACCGATGATTTGGGCTGCTATCCGTTTTGGTGTCAGTGGTGGAATGGTGACTGCAAGTTTTTGCGTATTATCTACACTTTGCGTCTACTTAATTAAATATCCTCATACAATTTCAAATATATTTCCTGTATCAGTAGAGGTGTTGTACGTTCATAAACTGAGTTTACTAATTCAGTGCGGCGTAACTTTGTTAGTAGGCACCGCAATTACGGAAAAAACCGCCTTTGAAATAGCACTAGCATTAGCAGAGGTGCGGGCAAAAGAGTATCAAGTTCGCTTTGAACTAACCGAACAGCTAACTGAACTAAATGCTTCACTAGAAAAAACTTTAGCCATGCTAGATGCGTTGCTAGGTAGTGCGCCGATGGGTATTTCTTTTCGCGATCGCGATTTGCGTTGCATCCGTGCTAACAATTCTATGGCAGAAATGATTGGTGTTTCTCCTCAAGAATCACTAGGGAAAACTGTCAGCGAAGTTTCGCCAAAGCTAGGGCAAATACTAGAGCCATTAATGCAAAGCATTCTTGATACAGGAAAGCCTGTTTTAAATTTTGAAATTAACAACGAAGCGATCGCACCTATTGGACAAGTAAGATACTGGCTATGTAACTATTATCCAGTTCATATACACGGGGAAATTATTGGCATTGGTGGTTCAGTTGTAGAAATTACTGAGTTAAAACATATAGAAACAGCCTTACGCTCAAGTGAGTCCCGACTACGGCAAATTATTAACTCTGGCATGGTGGGGATTACGTTTGGAGACTTTAGCGGCAATGTTTTAGAATGCAATCAAGCTTTTTTAAATATGTTGGGCTACACCAAAGAAGATGTACTTCAACAGAATCTGCGTTGGGACTCACTCACCCCTGCTGAATATTTTGATTTAGACGCACAAGTAATAGCAGCAATTAGAGATAAAGGAGTATGTACACCTTATGAAAAAGAATTTATCCGTAAAGATGGCAGTCGCGTACCCGTATTAATTGCTGCTTCCTTATTAGAAGACTCTCAATATCAAGCTGTTGGTTTAATTCTTGATATCACACAGCGTAAAAAAGCTGAAAAAACCCTACAATATCTTGCTGAAACTAGCAATATTTTAGCCACTTCTATAGATTACGAGGCTACCATTTTACAGGTAGCACGCCTTCCAATTCCACAGATAGCTGATTGGTGTTCAGTAGAAATTGTGCAACCCGATAATTCAATCCGTCGCATCTGTGTCGCTCATGCAGACCCCTCAAAAGCAGAATGGGCATTAAAACTACAGCAGTACCCTCCCGATCCTAATGGTGAAAATATGATTGCGAGAGTGCTAAAAACTGGTGAGCCAATAATAATGTCAGAAGTGCCAGATGCACTATTAGAAGTGGTTGCTCACAATGCTGAACATTTACAGATACTTAGGGAAGTAAAAATTAAATCTGGGATGGTTGTGCCATTAATAGCCCGCGATCGCATCCTGGGTACGCTGACTTTAGCAACAGCAGAATCAGACCGTTATTATAGTTCCTCTGACTTACCCATAGCAGAAGATTTAGCTCGTCGTGCAGCTTTGGCAATTGATAATGCCAGACTATATCAACAAGCAACGCAAGCGCGAGAAAATGCTGAACAAGCAGCAAATCGTACAGCACGCCTACAAGCAGTAACGGCTGCCTTGTCAGAATCTCTCACGCCTCCCCAAGTAGCTGATGTGATTATGGAACAAGGTATAGCAGTTTTAGGGGCTAACTCTGGTTTAGTTGCATTATTAGATGAAACTGGTACTGAATTAGAAATTGTTAGTTATCTGGGCTACGAGGAAGAACAAATAAGCGCATGGCGGAAATTTTCTATTAATGCACCTGTACCATTAGCAGAAGCTATCCGCGATCGCAAACCGATTTGGGAAGAACCTACAGAAGCAAGAATTGCCCGTTATCCGCATTTAGCTAAAAACTATGCCAGTTACAACTATAGTGCTTGGATCTCCATTCCATTCATAGCAGAAGGGCAGGTCTTAGGCGGAGTTTCTTTCAGCTTTACAAAAATTCACAAACTCACCCAAGATGACCGCAGTTTCATGTTGGCTTTAACTCAACAGTGCGCTCAAGCGATCGCCCGCGCTCGTTTGTATGAAGCAGAACAAGCTGCACGTAGCATTGCAGAAACCGCTAACCGGATCAAAGATGAGTTTCTTACAGTACTTTCCCATGAATTGCGATCGCCACTTAATCCAATTTTAGGTTGGACAAAGTTATTGCGTACTCGCAAATACGATCAAGCTGCTACTGACCGCGCCTTAGAAATTATCGAGCGGAATGCTAAATTACAAACTCAATTAATTGATGATTTATTGGATGTTTCCCGCATCCTCAGAGGCAAATTAAGTTTAAATACTGCCCCAGTTAGTCTTCAAAGTGTTATTGAAGCTGCAATGGAAACAATGCGCTTGGCTGCTGAAGCAAAATCCATTGAAATGCAATTTTACGATCATTCTAGTTTAGCGATAATCGCAGGCGATCCTAACCGCCTACAGCAAGTTGTGTGGAATATAATTTCTAATGCAATTAAATTTACAGATACAGGTGGAAATATTGAAATTTATTTAAGCAATGATGACGGTTTAGCCGATTATAGTCTGACAAATAATCTCCCACCAAAATACGCGCAAATTAAAGTTATTGATACTGGTAAAGGTATTAAACCAGAATTTTTACCTTATGTATTTGAACACTTCCGCCAAGCTGATGCTTCTATAACTAGAAAATATGGTGGATTAGGACTAGGTTTAGCAATAGTACGTCACTTAGTAGAAATGCACGGCGGTACTGTAAAAGCAGACAGCAAGGGAGAAGGACAAGGCGCAACATTTACTGTGAGATTACCACTTTTAAATAGTCCTGAATTGACAGTAATCAGTCCTGAGTCTGATTTATCCCCCACTCCTGATTCCTTACCCCTCAAAGGTTTACGAGTACTGGTAGTTGATGATGATTCTGATTCACGAGAATTTGTGAGTTTTGTAATCGAACAAGCTGGTGCTGAAATTAAGGAAGTAGCATCCGCAAGGGAAGCACTAGCAACAATTACTCAATATCAACCAGATATATTAGTTAGTGATATTGGAATGCCAGAGGAAGATGGTTATAGTTTAATTCGTAAAGTGCGTTCGCGTAGCGACTTCTTTGAAATTTCACACTTGCCAGTAAAAGATATTCCAGCTATTGCTTTGACAGCTTATGCTAGAGAAGAAGATAGCCAAGAAGCAATATCCGCAGGCTTCCAGATACACATATCTAAGCCAGTAGAACCAGAAGAGTTAGTTAATGCGATCGTAAGTTTAACTATTTAG
- a CDS encoding ureidoglycolate lyase has translation MNETQLLKTLSAQLITPALFQQYGQVIYPNKDGKSYDANDAQLNLKNGIPRLYIMRLNYQGRQFHKITRHVKCTQCLGSLAGKEWLIAVAPPSETNKPVSEKIVAFRIPGNCFIKLEVGTWHSGPYFDDDFIDFYNLELSDTNVNDHETCNLLSTYNIQLTINNDQP, from the coding sequence ATGAATGAAACTCAACTACTGAAAACTTTATCAGCACAATTAATTACACCAGCCTTATTTCAGCAATATGGTCAAGTAATCTATCCTAATAAAGATGGTAAATCTTATGATGCTAATGATGCTCAACTAAATCTTAAAAATGGTATCCCAAGACTATATATTATGAGGTTGAATTATCAAGGTAGGCAATTTCATAAAATTACCCGCCATGTTAAATGTACACAGTGTTTAGGTTCACTAGCAGGAAAGGAGTGGTTAATTGCGGTTGCACCACCTTCTGAAACTAATAAACCTGTATCAGAAAAAATTGTTGCTTTCCGTATTCCAGGTAACTGTTTTATTAAACTAGAGGTAGGCACATGGCATTCTGGCCCTTATTTTGATGATGATTTTATAGATTTCTATAATTTAGAATTAAGTGATACTAACGTCAACGACCATGAAACCTGTAATTTATTATCTACTTACAATATACAATTAACAATTAACAATGACCAGCCTTGA
- a CDS encoding HAD family hydrolase produces MLTEISKLIDLTSASAATITTPVEMQLPKVIFLDAVGTLFGVRGSVGEVYRELALRFGVDAPADVLNKAFFDSFKAAAPPFFLGVESADIPNCEFEWWRDIALHTFQKAEVLDQFSNFTEFFQELYAHFATAEPWFIYPDVIAALEHWQKMSVEMGVLSNFDSRLYKVLQALKLEHFFTSVTISSQVGAAKPNEKIFLTALEKHQCNSQSAWHIGDSLKEDYQGAIALGIKGILLKRDQPVFPA; encoded by the coding sequence ATGTTAACTGAAATATCAAAATTAATTGATCTAACCTCTGCCAGTGCTGCCACAATTACAACGCCAGTAGAGATGCAGCTACCAAAGGTGATTTTTTTGGATGCTGTTGGTACGTTGTTTGGTGTGCGGGGTAGTGTTGGCGAGGTATATAGAGAACTTGCTTTGCGTTTTGGTGTGGATGCGCCAGCAGATGTGTTAAATAAGGCATTTTTTGATAGCTTTAAAGCTGCTGCGCCGCCATTTTTTCTAGGGGTAGAATCAGCAGATATTCCAAATTGTGAGTTTGAATGGTGGCGAGATATTGCTTTGCACACTTTTCAAAAAGCAGAGGTTTTAGATCAATTCTCAAATTTTACTGAGTTTTTTCAAGAATTGTATGCTCACTTTGCTACTGCTGAACCTTGGTTTATTTATCCTGATGTGATTGCTGCGTTAGAACATTGGCAGAAAATGAGTGTTGAAATGGGAGTTTTGTCTAATTTTGATTCGCGTTTGTATAAAGTTTTGCAAGCTTTAAAATTAGAGCATTTTTTTACTTCTGTTACTATTTCATCACAAGTAGGAGCCGCTAAACCAAATGAAAAAATATTTTTAACAGCTTTAGAAAAACATCAATGTAATTCTCAGTCAGCATGGCATATTGGAGATAGTTTAAAGGAAGATTATCAGGGTGCGATCGCTCTGGGAATAAAAGGTATTTTGCTTAAACGCGATCAACCTGTATTTCCAGCATAA
- a CDS encoding NAD(P)/FAD-dependent oxidoreductase, with protein MTQPSARICILGGGFGGLYTALRLSQLPWEKSQKPEIILVDHSDRFLFTPFLYELLTGELQTWEIAPPFSEILANTGVRFCQGVVSGIDVEAHQVYLEDGNQLAYDRLVLALGGKTPLDMVPGASEYAIPFRAIPDAYRLEERLRVLEQSEADKIRIAIVGAGYSGVELACKLAERLKTRGRLRLIELSDQILRTSPEFNREAARKALEERGVWIDLETSVESIGKDYISLAYKGQVDTIPVDVVLWTVGTEVTPVVSTLPLKQNQRGQLVTTPTLQAVDYPEIFALGDLADCRDAEGQQVPATAQAAFQQSDFAAWNIWGSLTNRPLLPFRYQNLGEMMTLGMDNATLSGLGLKLDGNVAYIARRLAYLYRMPSLNHQLKVGFNWIAQPLLKFLSS; from the coding sequence ATGACTCAGCCATCCGCACGTATTTGTATTCTCGGAGGAGGCTTTGGGGGTCTTTATACTGCCCTGCGTTTAAGCCAACTACCTTGGGAGAAATCCCAAAAACCTGAAATAATTTTAGTAGATCATAGCGATCGCTTTTTGTTTACCCCGTTTCTCTATGAACTATTAACTGGGGAACTGCAAACCTGGGAAATTGCCCCACCGTTTTCGGAAATTTTGGCTAATACAGGTGTGCGCTTCTGTCAGGGAGTCGTATCTGGCATTGATGTAGAAGCTCATCAAGTATATTTAGAAGATGGTAATCAACTAGCTTACGATCGCTTAGTTTTAGCATTAGGCGGAAAAACACCTTTAGATATGGTACCAGGGGCAAGCGAGTATGCTATTCCTTTTCGTGCCATTCCCGATGCTTATCGGTTAGAAGAACGTCTGCGGGTTTTAGAACAATCAGAAGCAGATAAAATTCGCATCGCAATTGTCGGGGCTGGTTATAGCGGGGTAGAATTAGCTTGTAAATTGGCAGAACGCTTGAAAACACGGGGAAGATTGCGCTTAATTGAACTAAGCGATCAAATTCTCCGCACTTCTCCAGAGTTTAACCGCGAAGCTGCACGTAAAGCTTTAGAGGAACGCGGAGTTTGGATAGATTTAGAAACCTCCGTTGAGTCAATTGGAAAAGATTATATTTCACTTGCATATAAAGGACAGGTAGATACTATCCCTGTTGATGTGGTGCTGTGGACAGTTGGTACAGAAGTTACCCCAGTAGTTAGCACACTACCTCTCAAGCAAAATCAACGTGGTCAGTTAGTTACTACGCCAACTCTGCAAGCTGTTGATTATCCAGAGATTTTTGCTTTAGGGGATTTAGCAGATTGTCGGGATGCTGAAGGGCAACAAGTACCCGCAACCGCCCAAGCTGCTTTTCAACAGTCAGATTTTGCTGCTTGGAATATTTGGGGTTCACTAACTAATCGTCCTCTACTACCTTTCCGCTATCAAAATTTAGGGGAAATGATGACTTTAGGAATGGATAATGCTACGTTGTCTGGTTTGGGATTAAAGCTAGATGGTAATGTTGCTTATATTGCTCGGCGGTTAGCTTATCTATATCGGATGCCGTCGCTTAATCATCAATTGAAGGTTGGTTTTAATTGGATTGCTCAACCGTTGCTCAAATTTTTAAGTTCGTGA
- a CDS encoding HD domain-containing protein has product MLSNRFIEAVAFANELHANQKRKGSDVPYIAHLLAVSSIVLEHGGNEDEAIAALLHDAIEDQGGDATRTEILRRFGEAITDIVNGCTDSDTTPKPPWRQRKEAYIAHIPTASQSVRLVSAADKLHNSRSILNDYYIIGESVWNRFQGGKEGSLWYYRSLVKALRQAEVTALIEELDRVVTKLEQLAST; this is encoded by the coding sequence ATGCTTTCAAACCGTTTTATTGAAGCTGTTGCTTTTGCTAACGAATTACACGCAAACCAAAAGCGCAAAGGAAGTGATGTTCCTTATATTGCTCACTTATTAGCTGTTAGCAGTATTGTTTTAGAACATGGAGGAAATGAAGACGAAGCGATCGCAGCTTTACTCCATGATGCCATAGAAGACCAAGGCGGTGATGCTACACGCACAGAAATTTTGCGCCGTTTTGGGGAAGCTATCACAGATATCGTAAATGGTTGCACTGACTCAGATACTACGCCAAAACCTCCTTGGCGACAACGCAAGGAGGCATATATTGCTCATATTCCCACCGCCTCTCAATCTGTGCGTTTGGTTTCTGCTGCTGATAAACTCCACAATTCGCGCTCAATTCTCAATGATTATTACATTATTGGAGAATCAGTTTGGAACCGCTTTCAAGGAGGCAAAGAAGGATCACTTTGGTACTATCGCTCTTTAGTTAAAGCATTACGTCAAGCAGAAGTAACAGCTTTAATTGAAGAATTAGATCGAGTCGTTACCAAATTAGAACAGTTAGCATCTACTTAG
- a CDS encoding pentapeptide repeat-containing protein: protein MKINNILAITTILATIGLAIPVEASQTEDIVNLLQSNNCPVCNLSGANLSGAHLAGADLRNANLAGANLAGANLEGADLAGANLEGANLTGVFASDASFLLANLNNANLKDAHLVSAELAGANIVGTNVREANLLGANIR from the coding sequence ATGAAAATTAACAACATTCTCGCTATTACAACAATACTTGCCACAATTGGTTTAGCAATTCCTGTTGAAGCTTCTCAAACTGAGGATATTGTTAACTTACTACAAAGCAATAATTGCCCTGTATGTAACTTATCTGGAGCAAATTTGAGCGGCGCTCATTTAGCAGGTGCTGACTTGCGGAACGCTAATTTAGCAGGCGCTAATTTAGCAGGTGCTAATTTAGAAGGTGCAGATTTAGCTGGTGCTAACTTGGAAGGCGCAAACTTAACCGGAGTTTTTGCTAGTGATGCTAGTTTTCTATTAGCAAATTTAAACAATGCTAATCTTAAGGATGCTCATTTGGTAAGTGCTGAATTAGCGGGTGCTAATATAGTTGGTACTAATGTCAGGGAAGCAAATTTATTAGGAGCAAATATTAGGTAG
- a CDS encoding DUF6335 family protein, whose amino-acid sequence MTKKRDQDFIETTDEENIEDLPQEITESYGTGVHSEPGFNLGGHSLRDEMSQYNATSPKLTGGDVDAAWDQAAMVGDEAVGGTVATPDQNIVDELGAAVGLEMDDRTFLRTNEILEQRDDRRWELDPTSSEDYQERRD is encoded by the coding sequence ATGACAAAAAAACGAGACCAAGACTTTATAGAAACAACTGACGAAGAAAATATTGAAGATCTTCCACAAGAAATTACTGAATCTTATGGAACTGGCGTTCATTCAGAGCCAGGATTCAATCTTGGTGGACACAGTTTGCGTGATGAAATGAGTCAGTACAATGCTACCAGTCCTAAGTTAACTGGTGGTGATGTTGATGCTGCTTGGGATCAAGCAGCAATGGTAGGTGATGAAGCTGTTGGAGGAACTGTTGCCACACCTGATCAAAATATTGTTGATGAATTAGGCGCGGCTGTCGGTTTAGAAATGGATGATCGAACTTTTTTACGTACAAATGAAATTTTAGAGCAACGTGATGATCGCAGGTGGGAATTAGATCCCACATCTTCTGAAGATTACCAAGAGCGCCGAGATTAA
- a CDS encoding DJ-1/PfpI/YhbO family deglycase/protease, with protein MSQNNSNSSKRVAILVEKMVEDSEFQVPHQALKQAGMEVVVLGSRMNEQYPGKQGKVSIKPDATTTEARPEYFDAVIIPGGAAPDMMRTNPNTVRFVKEAMAQGKLIAAVCHGPQVLIEADLLRGKNATGFDSIRKDIENAGAKYYDEPLVVDGNLITSRRPGDLAIFTTAILSRLGYGGKEAALPHENDITAEWWKLANAWGGSTKGEIVQALNTALAGERYSREAFDNYAQKASTVDARSLFQEIAQNKQHHIQLLEARLDAFSEKPSLQAKAAETIAKINEALKGSDEIALLRRALGDIQTGVVDTYYLRNMLTDPITVALLAEIEVDLAQYEQRVAQIYHSLIGAQPAQAAKPTSAAAMG; from the coding sequence ATGAGTCAAAATAATTCTAATAGCAGCAAACGTGTTGCTATTCTTGTGGAAAAAATGGTAGAAGATTCCGAGTTTCAAGTTCCACATCAAGCTCTCAAACAAGCAGGAATGGAAGTTGTTGTACTCGGTTCTCGGATGAACGAACAATATCCTGGTAAACAAGGCAAAGTTTCAATTAAGCCAGATGCTACCACTACCGAAGCGCGTCCTGAATATTTCGATGCGGTAATCATTCCTGGCGGCGCTGCTCCTGATATGATGCGTACTAATCCCAACACAGTACGCTTTGTCAAAGAAGCTATGGCACAGGGCAAACTAATTGCGGCTGTTTGTCATGGGCCACAAGTTTTAATTGAAGCAGATTTGCTGCGGGGTAAAAACGCTACTGGCTTCGATTCCATCCGCAAGGATATAGAAAATGCAGGTGCTAAATATTATGATGAGCCGTTGGTAGTGGATGGCAATCTCATCACTTCCCGTCGCCCAGGGGATTTAGCGATTTTCACTACAGCGATACTTTCCCGCCTGGGTTATGGTGGTAAAGAAGCGGCATTACCCCATGAAAATGATATAACAGCCGAATGGTGGAAACTAGCTAATGCTTGGGGTGGTTCAACCAAGGGAGAAATTGTCCAAGCTTTAAATACAGCTTTAGCAGGTGAGCGTTATTCACGGGAAGCTTTTGATAATTATGCCCAAAAAGCATCTACAGTAGATGCACGCTCATTATTCCAAGAAATTGCTCAGAATAAACAGCATCATATCCAATTGTTAGAAGCACGTCTTGATGCTTTTAGCGAAAAACCTTCCTTACAAGCAAAAGCTGCGGAGACTATTGCCAAAATAAACGAAGCCCTCAAAGGAAGTGATGAAATAGCTTTGTTACGTCGCGCCTTGGGAGATATCCAAACAGGTGTTGTTGATACCTACTACCTGCGGAATATGTTAACTGATCCAATTACAGTAGCACTGCTTGCCGAAATAGAAGTAGATTTGGCACAGTACGAGCAACGGGTAGCTCAAATCTATCATTCCCTAATTGGCGCACAACCTGCCCAAGCAGCTAAACCAACTTCTGCTGCTGCGATGGGATAG
- a CDS encoding orange carotenoid protein N-terminal domain-containing protein: protein MTASNISAYDQGKEALKGFDVDEQLAFLWFVYEKLGSSITPAAPGASGSDIAEGLFNQVKELSHEEQLQVQRDIALNADTLISREYGSLSPETKLAFWYFLAQGMEKGTIIPMPPNYELSQPAKDLLQELESMDFGRQIDFLRGAVLPMGAEAAGGSDL, encoded by the coding sequence ATGACAGCTAGCAATATCAGTGCATACGATCAAGGGAAAGAAGCTTTAAAAGGTTTCGATGTAGATGAGCAATTAGCTTTCTTGTGGTTTGTTTATGAAAAGCTAGGTAGCTCGATTACTCCAGCAGCCCCAGGAGCCTCTGGTAGTGATATTGCTGAGGGACTGTTTAATCAAGTTAAGGAATTGTCCCACGAAGAACAACTGCAAGTTCAACGGGATATCGCTTTAAATGCAGATACTCTCATTAGTCGCGAGTATGGTTCTTTAAGCCCAGAAACTAAACTGGCTTTTTGGTATTTTTTAGCTCAAGGCATGGAAAAAGGTACTATTATTCCAATGCCTCCAAATTATGAACTTTCTCAACCAGCAAAAGATTTGTTGCAAGAGCTAGAGTCGATGGACTTTGGTAGACAAATTGATTTCTTACGCGGTGCAGTATTACCGATGGGCGCTGAAGCTGCTGGTGGTTCTGACCTATAG
- the pdxH gene encoding pyridoxamine 5'-phosphate oxidase, giving the protein MAQTIADLRKNYTKSGLVETDVDSNPFKQFQKWFDQALAAQLPEPNAMTLATVSQDGKPRARIVLLKNFNEQGFVFYTNYNSQKGQEIAQNPWAALIFWWAELERQVRIEGSVEKVTKSESDEYFHSRPVGSQLGAWASQQSQVIDNREVLEHQLQELEEIYQNQNIPRPTHWGGYRIVPQTIEFWQGRTNRLHDRLCYSLQEDHTWVIKRLSP; this is encoded by the coding sequence ATGGCTCAAACAATTGCTGACCTGCGTAAAAATTACACTAAATCAGGATTAGTAGAAACAGATGTTGACTCTAATCCCTTCAAGCAGTTTCAAAAGTGGTTTGACCAAGCATTGGCGGCGCAATTGCCTGAACCCAATGCCATGACTTTAGCAACTGTTTCTCAAGATGGCAAGCCAAGAGCGAGGATTGTACTGCTCAAAAACTTCAATGAACAAGGCTTTGTATTCTACACTAACTACAACAGCCAAAAGGGTCAAGAAATTGCCCAGAATCCTTGGGCTGCTTTGATTTTTTGGTGGGCAGAATTAGAGCGCCAGGTGCGAATTGAAGGAAGTGTAGAGAAAGTTACTAAATCTGAGTCAGATGAATATTTTCACAGTCGTCCTGTAGGCAGTCAACTTGGTGCTTGGGCATCCCAACAAAGCCAGGTTATTGATAACCGTGAGGTACTAGAGCATCAATTGCAAGAACTCGAGGAAATATATCAAAATCAAAATATTCCCAGACCCACACATTGGGGAGGTTACCGAATTGTGCCTCAAACAATTGAATTTTGGCAAGGACGTACTAATAGGTTACATGACCGCTTGTGTTATTCCTTGCAAGAAGATCACACTTGGGTAATTAAGCGTCTTTCACCCTAA